In Stomoxys calcitrans chromosome 2, idStoCalc2.1, whole genome shotgun sequence, the following proteins share a genomic window:
- the LOC131994714 gene encoding uncharacterized protein LOC131994714 isoform X2 has product MREFVCYICEKTYEHKQSLNRHLRLQHSIECVKCNVKFSTYPELLKHMKSMEHNEKKEEKTVYCENCNLTIPKNQWKNHISTNTHIDKCVKWIDKDVSCFGSSFQNRIESYKIKNSDINNLIPENFFESIQEKVINIIQKALQKHESIKYNCTLHCNYILMKENAEDEVSLFTHHTKMLILSPSSTLDEILNHYNENCNEIIKKMSEFQERDSGWTLIEIKYLEININKYTCLRGSQYINLPPKIRNKKACINVQNNDVYCFKWAIISALNPLPNEKKPHKCSNYKVTDIKANIITLENNIILNFENMEFPLTINKIRVFELQNPDIKAEKSTHINLLLIEEDDKFHYIWIKNISRLLRSSITKKKNRIHFCNTCLTHVSSSSRLEKHKRECKKMVTTMPSDKDKILKFKNFKHKLDIPFSIYADFECILQPLEIQNSSKVKSVQKHIPFAYSYYIKCSFDSNLDKIKIYSGEDCTKHFFNSLVGEIVWIYNNYLSKVKPMNSLTLIQLQYQKEHPICHICEKSFLNTDVRVADHCHLTGEYRGPAHKNCNLEYQIANFVPVFFHNLSAYDSHLFVRELSSVVGDINILPLNKELYISISKRIYIDSNKSIEIRFLDSCKFMASSLEKLAGYLSDEDFNAVKSTFVNDSEFNLMKRKGVFPYDYLDSPERLEENALPPISNFFNKLTNEVCSEDDYTHAKNVWNIFKCKNLKDYLLLYLKVDVLLLCDVFENFRKVCKKIYNLDPCQYYTAPGLSWSAMLKTTGIELELLTDFEKYNFIVEGIRGGIVQCSKRFSVANNIYVSDYNPCQDSNFLIYLDVNNLYGYAMSQYLPYKNFEWVENIEMFNLNDIKEDSEIGYILEVDLEYPSSLHDYHNDLPFCAENKKLGSMRQSKLVLNLNDKINYIIHYKTLQQCIKHGLVLKKIHRILQFKQTNWLQKYIDLNNYHRTLAKNLFEQNFFKLLNNAVYGKTMENVDKRKCIKIVTNWESKGRKLGARALIAKPNFHSSLKISNDMVVIQMKKSHVEYNKPIYIGFTVLELSKWKMYDFHYNYMKIKFNQSTTLNYMDTDSFIYDIKTKNFYDDIRNDITKYFDTSAYPINNIYNFPLENKKVLGMMKDECGGKIMKEFIGLRSKMYSIKIDKVDEEIKKIKGVKHCVTAKLSTNDFKNCLFKQINYYDSMYVFRSKIHQLYTQHIHKLVLNYLDDKRFIRENGVDTYAWGHYKIKK; this is encoded by the exons atgaGAGAATTTGTATGTTATATTTGTGAGAAAACTTACGAACATAAACAATCTTTGAATCGTCATTTGCGTTTACAACATTCAATTGAGTGTGTGAAATGTAATGTGAAATTTAGTACTTATCCAGAGCTTTTAAAGCATATGAAGTCAATGGAacacaatgaaaaaaaagaggaaaaaacggtatactgtgaaaattgcaatttAACTATTCCAAAAAATCAGTGGAAGAATCATATCAGCACTAACACACACATCGATAAGTGTGTAAAATGGATAGATAAGGATGTGTCTTGCTTTGGATCTAGCTTTCAAAATCGAATAGaaagttataaaataaaaaatagtgatatcaataacttgatacccGAAAACTTTTTCGAATCAATTCAAGAAAAAGTAATCAATATAATTCAAAAGGCGTTGCAAAAGCATGAATCTATTAAATATAATTGTACACTACATTGTAattatattttgatgaaagagaATGCGGAAGATGAAGTTAGTTTATTTACACATCACACAAAAATGTTGATACTATCTCCCTCAAGTACACTGGACGAAATTTTAAATCATTATAatgaaaattgtaatgaaataattaaaaaaatgagtgAATTCCAAGAACGAGATAGTGGATGGActttaatcgaaataaaatatcTAGAGATCAACATCAACAAATATACATGTTTGAGAGGATCTCAATACATAAATCTTCCTCCCAAAATAAGGAATAAAAAGGCTTGCATTAATGTGCAAAACAATGATGTTTATTGTTTTAAATGGGCAATAATATCAGCATTAAATCCACTTCCAAATGAAAAGAAACCACATAAATGTAGCAACTACAAAGTAACGGACATTAAGGCAAACATTATAACATtggaaaataatataatattaaattttgaaaacatggaATTTCCCCTTACCATAAATAAAATCAGAGTCTTTGAGCTGCAGAATCCTGATATAA AAGCTGAGAAATCAACTCACATCAATCTTCTTCTAATAGAAGAGGATGATAAATTTCATTACAtctggataaaaaatatatcaag attgTTGCGAAGTTctataacaaagaaaaaaaataggaTTCATTTTTGTAACACCTGCTTAACTCATGTTTCTTCAAGTAGTAGACTAGAGAAACACAAACGTGAGTGTAAAAAGATGGTAACAACAATGCCATCAGATAAAGATAAAATActtaaatttaagaattttaaacataaattaGATATTCCATTCTCAATTTATGCCGATTTTGAGTGCATTCTTCAACCGTTAGAGATACAAAATTCAAGTAAAGTAAAATCAGTTCAAAAACATATTCCATTTGCATACAGTTATTATATCAAATGTTCATTTGATTCAAATTTAGATAAGATTAAAATTTATTCAGGTGAAGACtgtacaaaacatttttttaactcaTTAGTGGGAGAGATTGTATGgatttataataattatttatcTAAAGTAAAACCAATGAATTCCTTAACATTAATTCAACTACAATACCaaaaggaacatccgatttgtCATATTTGTGAAAAGTCTTTTTTAAATACTGATGTTAGAGTAGCTGATCATTGTCATTTGACAGGTGAATACAGAGGACCTGCTcataaaaattgtaatttagAGTATCAAATAGCAAATTTCGTTCCAGTATTTTTTCATAATCTTTCAGCATATGATTCTCATTTGTTTGTTAGAGAACTCTCCTCTGTAGTTGGTGATATAAATATTCTTCCATTAAATAAGGAACTTTATATTTCTATATCGAAAAGAATTTATATAGATTCAAATAAGAGTATTGAAATACGTTTTCTAGATTCATGTAAATTTATGGCATCTAGCTTAGAAAAGCTAGCAGGTTATTTATCTGATGAAGATTTCAATGCTGTTAAATCAACTTTTGTTAACGatagtgaatttaatttaatgaagCGTAAAGGTGTATTTCCTTATGACTATTTAGATTCTCCTGAACGATTAGAAGAAAACGCTTTACCacctatttccaatttttttaataagctAACTAATGAGGTTTGTAGTGAGGATGATTATACACACGCTAAAAATGTATGGAAtatatttaaatgtaaaaatttaaaagattacttattactttatttgaaagttgatgttttgttattatgcgatgtgtttgaaaattttagaaaagtatgtaaaaaaatttataatttagatCCATGTCAATATTATACAGCACCTGGTTTGTCTTGGAGTGCAATGTTAAAAACAACTGGAATAGAACTAGAATTATTAACTGACTTTGAAAAGTACAAttttattgtggagggtattaGAGGAGGGATTGTTCAATGTTCTAAACGATTTTCAGTTGCAAATAATATATATGTAAGTGATTATAATCCATGTCAagattcaaattttttaatttatttagatGTTAATAATTTATATGGTTATGCTATGTCACAGTATCtaccttataaaaattttgaatgggttgaaaatattgaaatgtttaatttgaaTGATATCAAAGAAGATTCAGAGATAGGATATATATTAGAGGTAGACTTAGAATATCCATCCTCATTACATGATTATCACAATGACCTACCATTTTGCgctgaaaataaaaaacttgGTTCTATGAGGCAATCTAAATTagttttgaatttaaatgatAAAATTAATTATATCATACATtataaaactcttcaacagtgtATTAAACATGGattagttttaaaaaaaatacatagaaTTCTCCAGTTTAAACAAACGAATTGGTTGCAAAAGTATATTGATTTAAATAACTATCACAGAACTTTagctaaaaatttgtttgaacagaattttttcaaattattgaaTAATGCTGTTTATGGTAAGACGATGGAAAATGTTGATAAaagaaaatgtattaaaattgtAACTAACTGGGAGAGTAAAGGTAGAAAATTGGGTGCAAGGGCTCTTATAGCTAAACCTAATTTTCATAGTTCACTCAAAATATCTAACGATATGGTTgtaattcaaatgaaaaaatcgcatgttgaatataataaaccAATATATATTGGATTTACTGTTTTAGAACTATCGAAATGGAAAATGTATGATTTTCATTATaattatatgaaaataaagTTTAACCAATCAACTACTCTAAATTACATGGATACCGATTCATTTATTTatgatattaaaacaaaaaatttctatgatgaTATTCGAAATGATAtcacaaaatattttgatacATCAGCGTATCcaattaataatatttataattttccgttagaaaacaaaaaagttctAGGAATGATGAAAGATGAATGTGGTGGAAAAATAATGAAGGAGTTCATTGGTTTACGCTCAAAAATGTATTCAATTAAGATTGATAAAGTAGatgaagaaataaagaaaataaaaggtgTAAAACATTGTGTTACAGCAAAACTTTCAACCAAcgattttaaaaattgtctttttaaacaaattaattatTATGATTCTATGTATGTTTTTAGATCAAAAATTCATCAATTGTACACACAACATATACATAAattagttttaaattatttagatGATAAGAGATTTATAAGAGAAAATGGTGTTGACACCTATGCTTGGGGacactataaaataaaaaaataa
- the LOC131994714 gene encoding uncharacterized protein LOC131994714 isoform X3: protein MREFVCYICEKTYEHKQSLNRHLRLQHSIECVKCNVKFSTYPELLKHMKSMEHNEKKEEKTVYCENCNLTIPKNQWKNHISTNTHIDKCVKWIDKDVSCFGSSFQNRIESYKIKNSDINNLIPENFFESIQEKVINIIQKALQKHESIKYNCTLHCNYILMKENAEDEVSLFTHHTKMLILSPSSTLDEILNHYNENCNEIIKKMSEFQERDSGWTLIEIKYLEININKYTCLRGSQYINLPPKIRNKKACINVQNNDVYCFKWAIISALNPLPNEKKPHKCSNYKVTDIKANIITLENNIILNFENMEFPLTINKIRVFELQNPDISINVFGLEDAKVIGPYYFTEAEKSTHINLLLIEEDDKFHYIWIKNISRLLRSSITKKKNRIHFCNTCLTHVSSSSRLEKHKRECKKMVTTMPSDKDKILKFKNFKHKLDIPFSIYADFECILQPLEIQNSNKIKIYSGEDCTKHFFNSLVGEIVWIYNNYLSKVKPMNSLTLIQLQYQKEHPICHICEKSFLNTDVRVADHCHLTGEYRGPAHKNCNLEYQIANFVPVFFHNLSAYDSHLFVRELSSVVGDINILPLNKELYISISKRIYIDSNKSIEIRFLDSCKFMASSLEKLAGYLSDEDFNAVKSTFVNDSEFNLMKRKGVFPYDYLDSPERLEENALPPISNFFNKLTNEVCSEDDYTHAKNVWNIFKCKNLKDYLLLYLKVDVLLLCDVFENFRKVCKKIYNLDPCQYYTAPGLSWSAMLKTTGIELELLTDFEKYNFIVEGIRGGIVQCSKRFSVANNIYVSDYNPCQDSNFLIYLDVNNLYGYAMSQYLPYKNFEWVENIEMFNLNDIKEDSEIGYILEVDLEYPSSLHDYHNDLPFCAENKKLGSMRQSKLVLNLNDKINYIIHYKTLQQCIKHGLVLKKIHRILQFKQTNWLQKYIDLNNYHRTLAKNLFEQNFFKLLNNAVYGKTMENVDKRKCIKIVTNWESKGRKLGARALIAKPNFHSSLKISNDMVVIQMKKSHVEYNKPIYIGFTVLELSKWKMYDFHYNYMKIKFNQSTTLNYMDTDSFIYDIKTKNFYDDIRNDITKYFDTSAYPINNIYNFPLENKKVLGMMKDECGGKIMKEFIGLRSKMYSIKIDKVDEEIKKIKGVKHCVTAKLSTNDFKNCLFKQINYYDSMYVFRSKIHQLYTQHIHKLVLNYLDDKRFIRENGVDTYAWGHYKIKK from the exons atgaGAGAATTTGTATGTTATATTTGTGAGAAAACTTACGAACATAAACAATCTTTGAATCGTCATTTGCGTTTACAACATTCAATTGAGTGTGTGAAATGTAATGTGAAATTTAGTACTTATCCAGAGCTTTTAAAGCATATGAAGTCAATGGAacacaatgaaaaaaaagaggaaaaaacggtatactgtgaaaattgcaatttAACTATTCCAAAAAATCAGTGGAAGAATCATATCAGCACTAACACACACATCGATAAGTGTGTAAAATGGATAGATAAGGATGTGTCTTGCTTTGGATCTAGCTTTCAAAATCGAATAGaaagttataaaataaaaaatagtgatatcaataacttgatacccGAAAACTTTTTCGAATCAATTCAAGAAAAAGTAATCAATATAATTCAAAAGGCGTTGCAAAAGCATGAATCTATTAAATATAATTGTACACTACATTGTAattatattttgatgaaagagaATGCGGAAGATGAAGTTAGTTTATTTACACATCACACAAAAATGTTGATACTATCTCCCTCAAGTACACTGGACGAAATTTTAAATCATTATAatgaaaattgtaatgaaataattaaaaaaatgagtgAATTCCAAGAACGAGATAGTGGATGGActttaatcgaaataaaatatcTAGAGATCAACATCAACAAATATACATGTTTGAGAGGATCTCAATACATAAATCTTCCTCCCAAAATAAGGAATAAAAAGGCTTGCATTAATGTGCAAAACAATGATGTTTATTGTTTTAAATGGGCAATAATATCAGCATTAAATCCACTTCCAAATGAAAAGAAACCACATAAATGTAGCAACTACAAAGTAACGGACATTAAGGCAAACATTATAACATtggaaaataatataatattaaattttgaaaacatggaATTTCCCCTTACCATAAATAAAATCAGAGTCTTTGAGCTGCAGAATCCTGATATAAGTATAAATGTGTTCGGTTTAGAGGATGCTAAGGTTATAGGTCCTTACTATTTTACAGAAGCTGAGAAATCAACTCACATCAATCTTCTTCTAATAGAAGAGGATGATAAATTTCATTACAtctggataaaaaatatatcaag attgTTGCGAAGTTctataacaaagaaaaaaaataggaTTCATTTTTGTAACACCTGCTTAACTCATGTTTCTTCAAGTAGTAGACTAGAGAAACACAAACGTGAGTGTAAAAAGATGGTAACAACAATGCCATCAGATAAAGATAAAATActtaaatttaagaattttaaacataaattaGATATTCCATTCTCAATTTATGCCGATTTTGAGTGCATTCTTCAACCGTTAGAGATACAAAATTCAA ATAAGATTAAAATTTATTCAGGTGAAGACtgtacaaaacatttttttaactcaTTAGTGGGAGAGATTGTATGgatttataataattatttatcTAAAGTAAAACCAATGAATTCCTTAACATTAATTCAACTACAATACCaaaaggaacatccgatttgtCATATTTGTGAAAAGTCTTTTTTAAATACTGATGTTAGAGTAGCTGATCATTGTCATTTGACAGGTGAATACAGAGGACCTGCTcataaaaattgtaatttagAGTATCAAATAGCAAATTTCGTTCCAGTATTTTTTCATAATCTTTCAGCATATGATTCTCATTTGTTTGTTAGAGAACTCTCCTCTGTAGTTGGTGATATAAATATTCTTCCATTAAATAAGGAACTTTATATTTCTATATCGAAAAGAATTTATATAGATTCAAATAAGAGTATTGAAATACGTTTTCTAGATTCATGTAAATTTATGGCATCTAGCTTAGAAAAGCTAGCAGGTTATTTATCTGATGAAGATTTCAATGCTGTTAAATCAACTTTTGTTAACGatagtgaatttaatttaatgaagCGTAAAGGTGTATTTCCTTATGACTATTTAGATTCTCCTGAACGATTAGAAGAAAACGCTTTACCacctatttccaatttttttaataagctAACTAATGAGGTTTGTAGTGAGGATGATTATACACACGCTAAAAATGTATGGAAtatatttaaatgtaaaaatttaaaagattacttattactttatttgaaagttgatgttttgttattatgcgatgtgtttgaaaattttagaaaagtatgtaaaaaaatttataatttagatCCATGTCAATATTATACAGCACCTGGTTTGTCTTGGAGTGCAATGTTAAAAACAACTGGAATAGAACTAGAATTATTAACTGACTTTGAAAAGTACAAttttattgtggagggtattaGAGGAGGGATTGTTCAATGTTCTAAACGATTTTCAGTTGCAAATAATATATATGTAAGTGATTATAATCCATGTCAagattcaaattttttaatttatttagatGTTAATAATTTATATGGTTATGCTATGTCACAGTATCtaccttataaaaattttgaatgggttgaaaatattgaaatgtttaatttgaaTGATATCAAAGAAGATTCAGAGATAGGATATATATTAGAGGTAGACTTAGAATATCCATCCTCATTACATGATTATCACAATGACCTACCATTTTGCgctgaaaataaaaaacttgGTTCTATGAGGCAATCTAAATTagttttgaatttaaatgatAAAATTAATTATATCATACATtataaaactcttcaacagtgtATTAAACATGGattagttttaaaaaaaatacatagaaTTCTCCAGTTTAAACAAACGAATTGGTTGCAAAAGTATATTGATTTAAATAACTATCACAGAACTTTagctaaaaatttgtttgaacagaattttttcaaattattgaaTAATGCTGTTTATGGTAAGACGATGGAAAATGTTGATAAaagaaaatgtattaaaattgtAACTAACTGGGAGAGTAAAGGTAGAAAATTGGGTGCAAGGGCTCTTATAGCTAAACCTAATTTTCATAGTTCACTCAAAATATCTAACGATATGGTTgtaattcaaatgaaaaaatcgcatgttgaatataataaaccAATATATATTGGATTTACTGTTTTAGAACTATCGAAATGGAAAATGTATGATTTTCATTATaattatatgaaaataaagTTTAACCAATCAACTACTCTAAATTACATGGATACCGATTCATTTATTTatgatattaaaacaaaaaatttctatgatgaTATTCGAAATGATAtcacaaaatattttgatacATCAGCGTATCcaattaataatatttataattttccgttagaaaacaaaaaagttctAGGAATGATGAAAGATGAATGTGGTGGAAAAATAATGAAGGAGTTCATTGGTTTACGCTCAAAAATGTATTCAATTAAGATTGATAAAGTAGatgaagaaataaagaaaataaaaggtgTAAAACATTGTGTTACAGCAAAACTTTCAACCAAcgattttaaaaattgtctttttaaacaaattaattatTATGATTCTATGTATGTTTTTAGATCAAAAATTCATCAATTGTACACACAACATATACATAAattagttttaaattatttagatGATAAGAGATTTATAAGAGAAAATGGTGTTGACACCTATGCTTGGGGacactataaaataaaaaaataa
- the LOC131994714 gene encoding uncharacterized protein LOC131994714 isoform X4, translating into MREFVCYICEKTYEHKQSLNRHLRLQHSIECVKCNVKFSTYPELLKHMKSMEHNEKKEEKTVYCENCNLTIPKNQWKNHISTNTHIDKCVKWIDKDVSCFGSSFQNRIESYKIKNSDINNLIPENFFESIQEKVINIIQKALQKHESIKYNCTLHCNYILMKENAEDEVSLFTHHTKMLILSPSSTLDEILNHYNENCNEIIKKMSEFQERDSGWTLIEIKYLEININKYTCLRGSQYINLPPKIRNKKACINVQNNDVYCFKWAIISALNPLPNEKKPHKCSNYKVTDIKANIITLENNIILNFENMEFPLTINKIRVFELQNPDISINVFGLEDAKVIGPYYFTEAEKSTHINLLLIEEDDKFHYIWIKNISRLLRSSITKKKNRIHFCNTCLTHVSSSSRLEKHKRECKKMVTTMPSDKDKILKFKNFKHKLDIPFSIYADFECILQPLEIQNSSKVKSVQKHIPFAYSYYIKCSFDSNLDKIKIYSGEDCTKHFFNSLVGEIVWIYNNYLSKVKPMNSLTLIQLQYQKEHPICHICEKSFLNTDVRVADHCHLTGEYRGPAHKNCNLEYQIANFVPVFFHNLSAYDSHLFVRELSSVVGDINILPLNKELYISISKRIYIDSNKSIEIRFLDSCKFMASSLEKLAGYLSDEDFNAVKSTFVNDSEFNLMKRKGVFPYDYLDSPERLEENALPPISNFFNKLTNEVCSEDDYTHAKNVWNIFKCKNLKDYLLLYLKVDVLLLCDVFENFRKVCKKIYNLDPCQYYTAPGLSWSAMLKTTGIELELLTDFEKYNFIVEGIRGGIVQCSKRFSVANNIYIKNSSIVHTTYT; encoded by the exons atgaGAGAATTTGTATGTTATATTTGTGAGAAAACTTACGAACATAAACAATCTTTGAATCGTCATTTGCGTTTACAACATTCAATTGAGTGTGTGAAATGTAATGTGAAATTTAGTACTTATCCAGAGCTTTTAAAGCATATGAAGTCAATGGAacacaatgaaaaaaaagaggaaaaaacggtatactgtgaaaattgcaatttAACTATTCCAAAAAATCAGTGGAAGAATCATATCAGCACTAACACACACATCGATAAGTGTGTAAAATGGATAGATAAGGATGTGTCTTGCTTTGGATCTAGCTTTCAAAATCGAATAGaaagttataaaataaaaaatagtgatatcaataacttgatacccGAAAACTTTTTCGAATCAATTCAAGAAAAAGTAATCAATATAATTCAAAAGGCGTTGCAAAAGCATGAATCTATTAAATATAATTGTACACTACATTGTAattatattttgatgaaagagaATGCGGAAGATGAAGTTAGTTTATTTACACATCACACAAAAATGTTGATACTATCTCCCTCAAGTACACTGGACGAAATTTTAAATCATTATAatgaaaattgtaatgaaataattaaaaaaatgagtgAATTCCAAGAACGAGATAGTGGATGGActttaatcgaaataaaatatcTAGAGATCAACATCAACAAATATACATGTTTGAGAGGATCTCAATACATAAATCTTCCTCCCAAAATAAGGAATAAAAAGGCTTGCATTAATGTGCAAAACAATGATGTTTATTGTTTTAAATGGGCAATAATATCAGCATTAAATCCACTTCCAAATGAAAAGAAACCACATAAATGTAGCAACTACAAAGTAACGGACATTAAGGCAAACATTATAACATtggaaaataatataatattaaattttgaaaacatggaATTTCCCCTTACCATAAATAAAATCAGAGTCTTTGAGCTGCAGAATCCTGATATAAGTATAAATGTGTTCGGTTTAGAGGATGCTAAGGTTATAGGTCCTTACTATTTTACAGAAGCTGAGAAATCAACTCACATCAATCTTCTTCTAATAGAAGAGGATGATAAATTTCATTACAtctggataaaaaatatatcaag attgTTGCGAAGTTctataacaaagaaaaaaaataggaTTCATTTTTGTAACACCTGCTTAACTCATGTTTCTTCAAGTAGTAGACTAGAGAAACACAAACGTGAGTGTAAAAAGATGGTAACAACAATGCCATCAGATAAAGATAAAATActtaaatttaagaattttaaacataaattaGATATTCCATTCTCAATTTATGCCGATTTTGAGTGCATTCTTCAACCGTTAGAGATACAAAATTCAAGTAAAGTAAAATCAGTTCAAAAACATATTCCATTTGCATACAGTTATTATATCAAATGTTCATTTGATTCAAATTTAGATAAGATTAAAATTTATTCAGGTGAAGACtgtacaaaacatttttttaactcaTTAGTGGGAGAGATTGTATGgatttataataattatttatcTAAAGTAAAACCAATGAATTCCTTAACATTAATTCAACTACAATACCaaaaggaacatccgatttgtCATATTTGTGAAAAGTCTTTTTTAAATACTGATGTTAGAGTAGCTGATCATTGTCATTTGACAGGTGAATACAGAGGACCTGCTcataaaaattgtaatttagAGTATCAAATAGCAAATTTCGTTCCAGTATTTTTTCATAATCTTTCAGCATATGATTCTCATTTGTTTGTTAGAGAACTCTCCTCTGTAGTTGGTGATATAAATATTCTTCCATTAAATAAGGAACTTTATATTTCTATATCGAAAAGAATTTATATAGATTCAAATAAGAGTATTGAAATACGTTTTCTAGATTCATGTAAATTTATGGCATCTAGCTTAGAAAAGCTAGCAGGTTATTTATCTGATGAAGATTTCAATGCTGTTAAATCAACTTTTGTTAACGatagtgaatttaatttaatgaagCGTAAAGGTGTATTTCCTTATGACTATTTAGATTCTCCTGAACGATTAGAAGAAAACGCTTTACCacctatttccaatttttttaataagctAACTAATGAGGTTTGTAGTGAGGATGATTATACACACGCTAAAAATGTATGGAAtatatttaaatgtaaaaatttaaaagattacttattactttatttgaaagttgatgttttgttattatgcgatgtgtttgaaaattttagaaaagtatgtaaaaaaatttataatttagatCCATGTCAATATTATACAGCACCTGGTTTGTCTTGGAGTGCAATGTTAAAAACAACTGGAATAGAACTAGAATTATTAACTGACTTTGAAAAGTACAAttttattgtggagggtattaGAGGAGGGATTGTTCAATGTTCTAAACGATTTTCAGTTGCAAATAATATATAT ATCAAAAATTCATCAATTGTACACACAACATATACATAA